Within Salvia splendens isolate huo1 chromosome 21, SspV2, whole genome shotgun sequence, the genomic segment tttatacgtctcatagtagatgtcttactttcctttttagtttgtcccacaaaagatgtcacattttcatttttgaaaaaattctctcacataaatataaaaattatattttcctactccatttaacacacaaaacaaaacctcatAAAATCTCATGTTGTCCcataagtgtgacatcttttgtgggacgaagggagtaacaaAATATGAGTGAATTGAATAAGTAGAATATGAAGCCTACttaacatttatggtaaaaaaatgaaagttcGACTAAATAAAGAACTgacaaaaatagcaaaaatgGACTAAAAATGTGGGCCGGAGGGAGTATGGACTATTTATtgcaattttctctctcttttccctTTAAACATATCCGTCAatttgtgggctaaaatattagttttataaagcCAATGTGGCCCACTATGATTGCGGCCCTCTCAGCccaatagagaaaaaatgagtcAAATTCTCCGAATTTTCACCAATAATCAACTTTTTCAAAGTTTTGTTTACTGACgcagaggaagagagagaggtgAAACAAATGGCGTTAGGGCTAATATTGGGGATTGGAAGGGCATTCAGGAAGAAGAGAGCTTCGTCGCTGGATATTCTGACTTCGAAGAGGAGCCCTAAAAGCTATTACAAGGGCAAAAATTGCAAGCCCACCGGTTTCCACACTCGAAAAGGTTCTGTCGTCTCATCAAATGTCACCTTCCACTTTTGTAAAATTACCCCTTGAGATTGTTATTGGAACCTTTACCTGCGTTTGATTCTCGTGCCTCTGTATGTCTCTAGCCAATGATACTGTTTGGTTGGACTTGGGTATGTGAATTtgcatatataaatatttttatgtgtACGAATGGATAATGGTGTTGCTTTTGAAGGGGGAAAGGGCCTAGTTTTAGTATAAATGCTATGTTTGTTGATATAATTGTGTTTTGTTCGGACAGAACGGTAATCTATTTCGGCTTCTTGTTTGTCTATGATTACTGAAGGACAACAGCTTCTTAGTTTGAGAATATTCCTAGTGTGTTACTGCTACACTAATTTGGATATTGTGCTGTCATTTATTTCTGATTTTTGTCTAATTTGATCATGGAATGGTGTGTTCTTAAGTAAGGTTGAGATGTAAAGCTAAAGACACTACTAAGTCACTAACTTGGAAGGATGTTATCTCCAGGTGGTTATGTGGTAGTTCCTGAAAAGTTGCCAAACTATGTCGTGCCAGATTTGACCGGATTCAAGGTAAATAAGCAATATATTTCCAAGGTATAAAATTGTTCGTTTGCAACTGAGCGTTCATGCTATCCCTCTATGGCTCTATATCTGCTGAAAGAGCTAAACTtttatatataagtattatgaATTTCAGCAGTTAGCACCCTCCCTTTTCATCTGTAGCAAAAACTCCGCATATTCCGTAGGTTCATTCTCTGAATAAAGgattttgtttctggatatttacGGTTGATGCAAATTAATCTAGGTGATTGTGAAGCACTGAAGTTGAGACAAATTCATCTGGTGATTAGTTGTAAAAGTGTGCACTTGATTCTTTTTCAGGAAACATGGAATGTACGACCTTTAGGGCGCACATTAGGAAGCTATAGtgcaatgttatcaaatagcagatatggcggcgccatggcgctatggcatggcgttcggtggtggaaacgccatagGACCATGGCACTGCCATAGCACCGTCATATCcgccatttgacaacattgcgtgtgtactgcatttaggaatgaggcattatgcaagaaacatgcatgttagagttgtattttatgctttattaattgttttaagagttttagatgatattttttattattttctaatttttgaattatatataaatatataagtattattttattaatttaattattgaccgccatatccctgtggcagtttttaggcgaaccgccataagctgccatacgagattgataacattgctATAGTGTATAGAATATACACACTCCACATAGGAATGGGTTTTCTAAGTTGTTTTGGAAGGTGTCAATGTGTAAATTGGTGCATCCAATACACTTGGAGCCCGAATCTCCTATAACTCTCACATGCTATTGTCCTTACAGCTTACACATGAGAAGATACTAATAAGTTACATAAAAATTGTATTGCTTAagtaattttttgaaaaattatagTCTTTGTTTCTCATTAATCCCTCTAGAGGTCTAGCTTTCCTTAATTCCATTTCCTTTTCCGAGTAATGGATGTTTTCAAACTTCcctcaaaattaaaaaacactatatgaaaatttggaTTTCTTTACATAAAATTCAACTGGTTTGATATACTATATCCAGCACTTGGAGTACGCATCGATTGTACTTAAATCTGTAGTTTCTTGAACAGTGATGATTTAGGTAAAATTAAGAAGGTCACCAAACAATTAGTTGTCTATAGTGATatgggaaaaaaaaagaaaattgcatTTGCTAAAAGAAGGTATAATGTTTGTGCACAATAATTGGGTATGAGATATTGTATATGCTTCATAAGAAAATAGTAGGCTTGTGGTGGAGAAGAAAGAGGCTAGGCTCTCTTGTCCTTAAGTGGCATCTCTATCTTTAAACTCTGCAACTTCACAATATCAATAGTGTTCACACATGCCTTTTATGATTCAATGGTTACTGACGTACCACCGATATCAACTATTGATTCTTGCTTATTTTGATCGTTCAAATGCTCGTCTACTTTTTCAGCTAAAGCCATACGTATCTCAATGCGCTGTACAAGGTTCCAAATCAGCTAAATGAATGTGCTCGGTAGAGACGTCATAAGCATGTTTGGTGAGAACATCTGTTTCTATTTCCTTGAGATGCTGCTGCTCAGTAtgatatgttttaaaaataagtaGATAAGAAAATGTATCCTTTTCCTAAAGAATTCACACAAGTCTGATTTGAACTGGTTGTGTTAGTATTTTGACTTTGAACTGGAGTAATATTCATGAATTAGTTTTAATTGGAATTTATTATTAGGATGCAATTATTGGGTGAATATTAATGGTATGGTATGGAACTTGGAAGACTGGTTTGGTTAGATTTAGATTCAGTTGGTTAAACCCATGTGTATTCAGCTGTCTTTTTATCTCTCAAGTTTTGTACCATTAGTTCAGTAATTAAATATAGTAGAAAGGGAAGGTCTAAGTTATTCGATTGCCCTCATTAAACACTAGCAGCTTCTATAGTAGAACTCAGCTTATAAATTCTAAACCAAAATAGTTATCTAATTGTAAAACTAATTCGTATATTACTTTAAATCATCACAATTCTCAATTATCACTCGACAAGTAGTTTGATCTGATTTTATCACTGATGAAGATTGTCTGGGAATATTGATGCTAACAATGACTAATTAATTGGCGTTTTATAATTGGACGAGAATTAAATGGCATCGCATTGTTGTTACCGAAACTACGTCGTTTTTGCTGAAATCAGCAAGCTAATGTGACTATGAGATCGAAATCTTCGTCGGTTGCAAATTGTATCAAATCAATAGTTGTGTAATTACCATGCAGATTGTTAAGTAAGTTGATACGCAAAATTAATTTTTCGTAAAATTTAAGAGTTTATGAACAAGTAACACTATTGAAAATAGCATTTTTTAGCTTACTAGGAGTAATAAATTGTAGTGGTCATTTAAAATGGTGTGTTGACCTTTCTTAACTTGCAAATTACGTTATGCAAATGTAGTAGTAGATTCGTTTTTGACGTATTCTATTTTCTATGTATGACTATAGGGATTAGAGGAATTGACAAAGTCTTAGTATAAGGGAAAAACGTTTCAAACACGtgagtttgttttttttagtaCTATAAACTTTGTTTAATTGAACAGTAGATGTCGGTGCTCGTGCTGCCACGTCCCGACGTGCTATTGGTCCACATTTGGTTATCAAAATGAGTTTGTTTCAAGGCTTTATTGTCAAAACTCAAACCATTGTCGGTGCTTTTGTCTCTTTAAAGAGAAGATAGATCTAAACATTGGATATATTTAAATCGGATTATTTGAATTTGATGATATTGATTTTATTCATTATGACATATTTTAACGATATTTGCATTTGGTTTGCATTTGGTTTACAATATCAATCCAAGTTTggagaaaattaaattgatGCGATCGTCATAAAAACAAACGTGATATAGGATGttattatttttgcaatttGATGTAACTACTGGCAATTtaatttttcacaaaattgaTGCGATTGTCAAAAATATAAACGTGAATGGTCGGTTAACGTACTACTTAAAATGGATATTTAAAGGATGttattatttttgcaatttGAAGTAACTCGCAAAATAATATACcactagtactatataaaatcaCATGGTGAAAACaatatttaatgggacgaatAGAGTATAACATACCGTAATATCATACTACGGTATATTTTGTGGGAAAATTCATGgaatgtgtaactaaattcttTAACAGGTAGTAATATAATAAGACCAAACTCAACAAGTCTAACACTTATCTCTTATAAATAACAGTACATAACTTATACTGATGCAACGCATTACATAGTTATTAACAAACTAATATCATTAATTAAGTAATCAAATACTACCCTATTCTGTAATAAACTGAAAGccaactataaaaataataaaacctaaAAGTTACTATGACACATTATGGAATTAATGAAATGTATTTATACAGtccattttaaatttaattttgttaaatttgtCAGAAGaataaattgattaaattttaactttatgagaataagttaaataaaattttcaaaatttaaatatataacttAATGGAAAAAGCGACTTGGTTTTCagaaaacaaaaatagaaagcGGTGCGGCGACTTCAACGGCAGGCCCACAAAGAATAAATACTTTGAAATTTACGCTGACAATATGTACACCTTGCCTGCCCTACAAGTACATGCTACTATTAATCATTTTCTAATTTCtaaataatgttatttttttcacAATAAAATAGTTGGTATGtgcatatattaattaaatgggagGTTATAAGgtcattagcaatggggcgccctatggcgcgccacatcatcagttttatcctcctacccccacctgcaatggggtgTCCTAAGGCGCTCCCTAtatgttattaatttaaatgttatattattatttttttaattaatgtaaatgttttaaaaaatgtaatgcaaactaaattaaaaaacacaacgattaactaaaaatCGGCGAAGATTGCATTCattaaacaaaagttacacgTTTTGAGTTGGCTAAAATCTACGCAATGAGGCGCCGCAATGgagcgcccgatggcgcggatgaTGGCCTATCGTTCGCgtcatcgtccgccgatcccacaatggcgcggacgataggccatcgtccgcgacatagGGCACGCCCTATGGATCGGCCGCGGACGAAGGggacggacgatggcgggcacccacaatgggggcATCGTCCGCtcccgaggacgatggacgccatagggcgtgccatcgggcgccccattgcgggtgccctaagaTGTCAATCTTTTAGTTCTCCCACCGTTATTCAATGCTTGTTACTGCTATGTAATACTACGAAAAAGGAACGTGAGAATATTAACATTTCAATTGTGTAACGGATGAGTCGTTATATTTTATCTGCAAGTTTACtaaatacattttattttagttgTGGAAATAGgcgaaattgatttttatacttCTATAGTTCTTTTGTTATAAGGTAAAATAATATGCATTTTAGGCTTGACACGTGTTTTAaggtaaaattagtaaagtaagaaagtggtagagagaaaaagtaattaatgcattgttagtgaagaatatGTCCCACCTCAATAgtgagaaaagagtttccaaaactagaaagttggatgaagtaaaaataaaagagtgcatattcttgtgg encodes:
- the LOC121783448 gene encoding 39S ribosomal protein L41-A, mitochondrial-like: MALGLILGIGRAFRKKRASSLDILTSKRSPKSYYKGKNCKPTGFHTRKGGYVVVPEKLPNYVVPDLTGFKLKPYVSQCAVQGSKSAK